The following nucleotide sequence is from Pandoraea thiooxydans.
GATGGCGTTCTCCGGCGGCGCGGTCGGGGCGATCTATCGGCAATTCTCGCTGACCATCGTGGTGGCGATGATTCTGTCGGTGCTGGTGGCGTTGATCCTCACCCCGGCGCTTTGCGCGACGCTGCTCAAGCCGATTCCGAAGGGGCATCATGCCGAAAAGCAGGGCTTTTTCGGGTGGTTCAATCGCACCTTCGACAATGGCCGGCAAAAATATCACGCCGGCGTGCACCACGTGCTCAAACGCTCGGGCCGCTGGCTGCTGCTGTATCTGTTGCTGATCGGCGCGGTCGCGCTGCTGTTCGTGCGCATGCCGACTTCGTTCCTGCCCAACGAAGACCAGGGCACTATGTTCATCCAGGTGCAGACGCCGCCGGGCACGACGCAGCAGCGCACCGAGCAGGCGCTCGACGACGTCAGCCACTACCTCCTGAATCAGGAGCGTGACGTGGTCCAGTCGACCTTCGAGGTGGCGGGCTTCAACTTCGCCGGGCGCGGCCAGAATTCCGGGTTGGTATTCGTGCGGCTCAAGGACTGGAGCCTGCGCACGGCCGACAAGGACAAGATGCAGGCACTGATCGGACGGATCTTCGCGCATTTCTCCTCGTACAAGAATGCGGTGGTGATCCCGATCAATCCGCCGCCGATCCCGTCGCTGGGCACCGCATCGGGCTTCGACTTCGAGCTGGAAGACCGTGCCGGCCTCGGCCACGCGGCCCTGATGGCCGCGCGCAACGAGCTGCTGAGAACGGCCGCGAAAGACCCCGATCTGTCGCTGGTGCGGGCCAATGGCCTGGACGACCAGCCCGAGTTCAAGGTGCATATCGACCGCGAGAAAGCCAGCGCGCTGGGCGTGCCGCTCGCCTCGATCGACCAGACCTTCTCGATTGCCTGGGCCTCGGCCTACGTCAACAACTTCCTCGACACCGACAACCGCATCAAGCGTGTCTATGTGCAGGCCGATGCGCCGTATCGCATGAATCCCGCCGATATCGACCGCTGGTACGTGCGCAACACGCAAGGAAAAATGGTGCCGTTCTCGTCGTTCGCCACCGGTTCATGGACTTACGGATCGCCCAAGCTGGAACGCTATAACGGCGTCTCGTCGATCGAAATCCAGGGTAGCGCCGCGCCCGGCAAGAGCTCGGGCCAGGCGATGAACGAAATCGAAAAACTCGCCAGCAAGTTGCCCAAGGGCATCGGCTACGAGTGGACCGGGCTGTCCTATCAGGAGCGCCTGTCGGGCTCTCAGGCGCCGGCGCTGTACGCCATCTCGATTCTGGTGGTGTTTCTCAGTCTGGCGGCGCTGTATGAAAGCTGGTCGATCCCGTTCTCGGTCATCATGGTGGTGCCGCTTGGCATCATCGGCGCCTTGCTGGCGGCGACCGGGCGGGGCCTCTCGAACGACGTGTACTTCCAGGTCGGCTTGCTGACCACGGTGGGGCTATCGGCGAAAAACGCCATTCTGATCGTCGAGTTCGCCAAGAGCCTTCAGGAGCAGGGCATGTCGGCGATGGCCGCGGCCATGGAAGCGGCCCGCCTGCGGCTGCGGCCGATTCTGATGACGTCGATGGCGTTCATTCTCGGCGTGTTGCCGCTGGCCATCAGTAACGGCGCGGGGTCGGCCAGCCAGCACGCGATCGGCACGGCCGTCATCGGCGGCATGGTGACGGCGACCTTCCTGGCTATCTTCATGATTCCGATGTTCTTCGTGGTGATTCGCGAGAGATTCTCCAAACGCAAGCCGGACTCGCGGGGCGCATCGGCTG
It contains:
- a CDS encoding efflux RND transporter permease subunit; the encoded protein is MAKFFIDRPIFAWVIAIVLMLAGALSIKTLPVEQYPTIAPPGVQIRASYAGASAQTVEDTVTQVIEQQMNGLDNLLYIASTSDDSGTAQITLTFAPGTDPDIAQVQVQNKLQLATPLLPQAVQQAGVSVTKSRTGFLMAMAFVSTDHSMTKYDLANYLVSHVQDPISRVNGVGTVTVFGTQYAMRVWLDPNKLARVGLTPVDVVNALKEQNVQVAAGQLGGTPAVPGQSLTATISEATLLRTPAQFGNVLLKVNPDGSQVRIKDVARVALGGENYITATKYNGAPAAGLGIQLATGANALQTADAVRARINELSRYFPHGLKVEYPYDTTPFVKISIEEVVKTLLEGIVLVFLVMYLFLQNLRATLIPTIAVPVVLFGTFGVMALVGFSINTLSMFGMVLAIGLLVDDAIVVVENVERVMAEEGLSPRDATRKAMGQITGALVGVALVLSAVFVPMAFSGGAVGAIYRQFSLTIVVAMILSVLVALILTPALCATLLKPIPKGHHAEKQGFFGWFNRTFDNGRQKYHAGVHHVLKRSGRWLLLYLLLIGAVALLFVRMPTSFLPNEDQGTMFIQVQTPPGTTQQRTEQALDDVSHYLLNQERDVVQSTFEVAGFNFAGRGQNSGLVFVRLKDWSLRTADKDKMQALIGRIFAHFSSYKNAVVIPINPPPIPSLGTASGFDFELEDRAGLGHAALMAARNELLRTAAKDPDLSLVRANGLDDQPEFKVHIDREKASALGVPLASIDQTFSIAWASAYVNNFLDTDNRIKRVYVQADAPYRMNPADIDRWYVRNTQGKMVPFSSFATGSWTYGSPKLERYNGVSSIEIQGSAAPGKSSGQAMNEIEKLASKLPKGIGYEWTGLSYQERLSGSQAPALYAISILVVFLSLAALYESWSIPFSVIMVVPLGIIGALLAATGRGLSNDVYFQVGLLTTVGLSAKNAILIVEFAKSLQEQGMSAMAAAMEAARLRLRPILMTSMAFILGVLPLAISNGAGSASQHAIGTAVIGGMVTATFLAIFMIPMFFVVIRERFSKRKPDSRGASAVNGDAQDSEGDQS